GCACCACAGGCGCCAGGCCCGGCGCCACCTGTCCGGGTCCTCCAGCGTGCCGCACGGGGCGATCTGGCAGGCACCGCCGGTGACCAGCTCCGGCTGCAGCGGCGCCCAGGCGCTGGCGGCGACCATGACGGCGAACCCCGCCACGCCCAGCACCCACCAACCCCCCGGCCTCATGGCACCCATCCTGCCCGGTCGGGTCGGACGCGCCACCCGTGCGGCTGTCGACCTGGGTGCCCCGGCTGGGGTTCGAACCCAGACTGCGCGGTTTTTAAGACCGCTTCCTCTACCGGTTGGGATACCGGGGCGCGAGCCGTGGGACGGCTCAGAGGTAGGTCTTGCGAGCGTAGACGGCGTGGGCGCCGGCCGCGCGGTCGAGGAACAGCAGGCCGTCGCAGTGGTCGATCTCGTGCTGCAGGGCGCGGGCCTCGAAGGCGTCCGCCTCGAGCTCGACCTCCTCGCCGGTGCCGGGCAGCTGGCCGCGCACGACGATGCGGCTGGGCCGCTTCACGTCGCCGGTGAAGTCGGGGACCGACATGCAGCCCTCGCGGGCCTTCTCGTTGCGGCTGCACGAGACGACCTCGGCGTTGCACAGCACGAACGTGCCGTGGTGCTCGCGGGTCTTGGGGTGCTCGGAGACGTCGACGCAGAAGACCTTCACGCCCTCCCCCACCTGCGGCGCGGCGAGGCCGACGCAGCCGGGCGAGACGCGCATCGTGGCGACCAGGTCGGCGGCGAGGCGCACCACCTCCGGCGAGGTCGGGTCGACGGTCGCACCGGCGGTCGACAGCACGGCGGCAGGGGCGCGTACGACCTCGCGCAGCGCACCGGTCACGCCGAGGTCGGCCTCGGTCCACGCCAGGACCGTGGGGTTCACGCTCACCGGGCTCAGAGCTCGTCGGTGTCGGCCGGGCGCAGCGAGACGCCGACGCCGAGGTCCGACGCCGCGGCCGCGAGGTCGCGCTCGACCGCGTCGACGTCGGCCGACGCCGGCAGGTCGACCTCGGCGACGAGGAGGTAGAGGTCGCCGGAGAGTCGGGT
Above is a genomic segment from Nocardioides okcheonensis containing:
- a CDS encoding peptide deformylase — its product is MSVNPTVLAWTEADLGVTGALREVVRAPAAVLSTAGATVDPTSPEVVRLAADLVATMRVSPGCVGLAAPQVGEGVKVFCVDVSEHPKTREHHGTFVLCNAEVVSCSRNEKAREGCMSVPDFTGDVKRPSRIVVRGQLPGTGEEVELEADAFEARALQHEIDHCDGLLFLDRAAGAHAVYARKTYL